A genomic window from bacterium includes:
- a CDS encoding ParB/RepB/Spo0J family partition protein produces MVNEEKKEKDFKAIPIDKIAPCKWNVRTSDKEKGIEELAESILKYGLLQPVVVFQEGDEFNLIIGQRRLRVFKELKKKDPNKFKDIPAIILSKKPDEESSKILSLSENIHRVELNRADIVEVISYLHKKHNKSAKEVAKILGKSIPYIYEHLKIQDAPEEIKQMLSNREIEKADVKRVMEIAADDKDKMIKLAKEIKGLAGPEKARLVEAGKHKPKAKAEELIEEAKKPRIEEKIIVPLTPALMVALDRAVKEIGLSREEIAKKALEDWLDNKGYYKE; encoded by the coding sequence ATGGTTAATGAAGAAAAAAAAGAAAAAGATTTTAAGGCGATACCAATTGATAAAATTGCTCCATGTAAATGGAATGTAAGGACTTCAGATAAAGAAAAGGGGATAGAGGAACTTGCTGAGAGTATATTGAAATATGGATTACTTCAGCCAGTTGTGGTTTTTCAGGAAGGAGATGAGTTTAATTTAATAATAGGCCAGCGTAGATTACGAGTTTTCAAAGAACTAAAAAAGAAGGATCCTAATAAATTTAAAGATATACCTGCAATTATTTTGTCAAAGAAACCTGATGAAGAAAGCTCTAAAATATTATCTTTAAGCGAAAATATCCATAGAGTTGAATTAAACAGAGCAGATATCGTTGAAGTAATTAGTTATCTTCATAAGAAACATAATAAATCTGCAAAAGAAGTTGCAAAAATTTTGGGGAAAAGTATTCCCTATATCTATGAGCATCTCAAAATTCAAGATGCGCCAGAAGAAATCAAGCAAATGCTATCTAATCGTGAAATTGAGAAGGCGGATGTGAAAAGAGTAATGGAAATTGCTGCAGACGATAAAGACAAAATGATTAAACTGGCAAAAGAAATAAAGGGGCTGGCGGGGCCTGAAAAAGCAAGATTAGTTGAAGCAGGGAAACATAAACCCAAAGCAAAGGCAGAGGAGCTTATTGAAGAAGCAAAAAAACCTCGTATCGAAGAGAAGATTATTGTTCCACTAACACCTGCACTAATGGTGGCGTTGGATAGGGCAGTAAAAGAAATAGGATTAAGCAGAGAAGAAATTGCTAAAAAAGCATTGGAGGATTGGCTTGACAACAAAGGATATTACAAAGAATGA
- a CDS encoding DUF6602 domain-containing protein — translation MKWTRADYAIAQELDKLLSKSTPYALSSPSFGSPTIHDFVKGLILSTNIIEIIDEHIPNGYRIDWGQVINEKDGNTLSKECDIIIYKGKPFKPIKNRCMSFALVDKKQTKVVIQVRSSIQSVTADDRKYCKELKKFVPKVWYIAECCWAKTKNRINIIEREMKKAGYNQFFYFYRMDNDSLKRTIDYEPFIRFIKLIKNMG, via the coding sequence ATGAAATGGACAAGGGCTGATTACGCTATCGCTCAGGAATTAGATAAATTACTTTCTAAATCTACCCCTTATGCTTTATCCAGTCCCTCATTTGGAAGCCCCACTATTCATGATTTTGTTAAAGGTCTTATCCTTTCAACTAACATAATAGAGATAATTGATGAACATATACCAAATGGATATAGAATAGATTGGGGACAGGTGATAAATGAAAAAGATGGAAATACCTTATCCAAAGAGTGCGACATCATAATTTACAAAGGCAAACCATTCAAACCTATTAAAAATAGATGTATGAGTTTTGCACTCGTTGATAAAAAGCAGACAAAGGTAGTTATTCAGGTCCGTAGTAGTATTCAGAGTGTAACAGCCGATGATAGAAAATATTGTAAAGAATTAAAGAAGTTTGTCCCTAAAGTCTGGTATATCGCTGAATGTTGTTGGGCAAAGACTAAAAACAGAATAAACATCATAGAACGAGAGATGAAAAAAGCAGGATATAATCAATTTTTCTATTTTTATAGAATGGATAACGATTCTTTGAAAAGAACAATAGATTACGAACCATTTATTAGGTTTATCAAGTTGATTAAAAATATGGGGTGA
- a CDS encoding phosphoadenosine phosphosulfate reductase family protein has translation MIKHKHNGNIKNGNQWHKPIEEVFTGIDLRGIKVNCPQCKEMGLVTTRWIKGPTLKPIYILHIKWGKARKICQLNEEQSKGVRNRVRILQSDIKKLLKSKKAFVLFSGGKDSIATLMYLKSIAKTVKSDLTAIYVDTTAGLPANTRYVKKVCKYLGINLEIVRPKIDYFTLAKEWGIPSFKYRWCCRELKIRPIEEYLDKIEKPKVVFDGIRAVESNIRKHYIPIWYHPSFKCLSVSPIFYWSDEQVISYVNSNGIPKTFLHSLGTSTECWCGAYKTKSDFEKLYELDKDMFNRLIEVEKENKSGYTFIYNNGQRIPLKELAKAIEKEDKNNANERKSKMQNGG, from the coding sequence ATGATAAAACATAAGCATAATGGTAACATTAAAAATGGTAATCAATGGCACAAGCCGATTGAAGAAGTATTTACTGGAATTGATTTAAGAGGGATTAAGGTTAATTGTCCTCAATGTAAAGAAATGGGGTTAGTTACTACCAGATGGATTAAAGGTCCAACCTTGAAACCTATTTATATTTTGCATATTAAATGGGGGAAAGCAAGAAAAATATGTCAACTCAATGAGGAACAATCTAAAGGTGTCCGAAATAGGGTTCGTATCCTCCAAAGTGATATTAAAAAATTACTAAAATCAAAGAAAGCATTTGTTCTATTCAGCGGCGGGAAAGATAGTATTGCAACTTTAATGTATTTAAAAAGTATTGCAAAAACGGTCAAAAGCGATTTAACCGCAATTTATGTTGATACTACAGCAGGTCTTCCAGCAAATACGAGATATGTAAAAAAAGTCTGTAAATATCTTGGTATTAATCTTGAAATAGTAAGACCTAAAATAGACTATTTTACTCTAGCAAAAGAATGGGGTATTCCAAGTTTCAAGTATAGATGGTGCTGCAGAGAATTAAAAATAAGACCTATTGAAGAATATCTGGACAAAATTGAAAAACCAAAGGTTGTTTTTGATGGGATTAGAGCAGTGGAGTCCAATATAAGGAAACATTATATTCCTATATGGTATCACCCAAGCTTCAAATGTCTATCAGTTAGTCCAATATTTTACTGGTCTGATGAGCAGGTGATTTCGTATGTAAATAGCAACGGAATACCAAAAACTTTTCTGCACTCTTTAGGCACATCTACTGAATGCTGGTGTGGAGCATATAAGACAAAATCGGATTTTGAAAAATTATATGAGTTAGATAAAGATATGTTTAACAGATTGATTGAAGTGGAAAAGGAAAATAAGAGTGGCTACACATTTATCTATAACAATGGGCAGAGAATACCATTAAAAGAACTTGCAAAGGCAATTGAGAAAGAAGACAAAAATAATGCTAATGAAAGAAAGTCAAAAATGCAAAATGGTGGTTAG
- the nadD gene encoding nicotinate-nucleotide adenylyltransferase translates to MLKSDIHIGIMGGTFNPIHYGHLLAAEEARQKFNLKEIIFVPCARPPHKNQKDIAGPEDRYKMTCLAIESNKYFKASDIELKRGGISYSQDTIIEFKKIYERAQIYFITGADAIAEIDTWKNAKDLPKLCQFIAVTRPCYPLKIKEEYFTYILEIPGVSISSTEIRQRIHEGKSIKYLVPEDVENYIYEHNLYQRVVTVHRKDTETQRKN, encoded by the coding sequence ATGTTAAAATCCGATATCCACATTGGTATAATGGGTGGTACTTTTAATCCTATTCATTATGGACATTTATTGGCGGCCGAGGAAGCAAGACAAAAGTTTAATCTAAAAGAGATTATCTTTGTGCCCTGCGCCAGACCACCTCATAAAAATCAAAAGGATATTGCTGGTCCAGAAGATAGATATAAAATGACCTGTCTGGCGATTGAATCGAATAAGTATTTTAAAGCATCTGATATTGAGCTCAAACGGGGCGGAATATCTTATTCACAAGATACAATCATCGAATTTAAAAAAATCTATGAGCGTGCACAAATCTATTTTATTACTGGTGCGGATGCTATTGCAGAAATTGATACCTGGAAAAATGCAAAGGATTTGCCAAAATTATGTCAATTTATCGCCGTCACTCGACCTTGCTATCCTTTAAAAATAAAAGAAGAATACTTTACGTATATTTTGGAAATACCCGGCGTTTCTATTTCTTCGACTGAGATTAGACAAAGAATACACGAGGGAAAATCAATTAAATATTTAGTCCCGGAAGATGTAGAAAACTATATCTATGAGCATAATTTATACCAAAGAGTGGTAACCGTTCACCGCAAAGATACAGAGACGCAGAGAAAAAATTAA